From the genome of Natrinema marinum:
TGCGATCACGCGGGACACCAACGCGATCACGATCGTACTCTCGGAGAGCGACGGGCTCGTCCGGGCGTTCAAGGGCGGAGAACTCATTTTGGAGGTCGATCCGGAGGCGTACTGATATGGTGGACTGGCAGACGTTCCTCAACGAACCGGCCGTCATAGCGGCGGCGGTGCTCGCGCTGGGTCTCGTCGTCGGCTACCTCGTCGGCCGGCTCAACGAGGAACTGCTGGCCGCCTCGGGCGTGCCCGAAGCCGTCGAGGGGACGCCGTTCGAGCGGACCGCCCAGTCGATCGGTACCTCGACGGTCGAGATCGTCGCCCGACTGAGTTCGTGGTTCATCTACGGCATCGCGGTCCTCACGGCGATCCACATCGCCCAGCTGCTCGACACGGACGCCTTCTGGCTGCGCGTCACGGAGTTCATCCCGCAGCTGTTCATCGCCGTCCTCGTGCTCATCCTCGGCTTTATCGTCGCGGACAAATCCGAACTGATCGTCAGCGAGTACCTGCGGGGCGTCAAGCTCCCCGAGGTGTCGGTCATCCCGAAGCTGGTCAAGTACTCCGTTCTCTACGTCACCTTCATCATCGCACTGGGCCAGGTCGGCGTCCACGTCCTCGCGCTCTTGATCCTCCTGACGGTGTACGCCATCGGCGTCGTCATCGTCGGTACCGTCGCGTTCAAGGATTTCCTGGTCTCGAGCGCCGCCGGCATCTACCTGCTGCTCAACCAGCCCTACGGGATCGGCGACGAGATCCGGATCGGCGAGCAGACGGGGATCGTCCAGGAGGTCGATCTCTTCGTCACCAAGATCGAAGACGACTCGGAGGAGTACATCGTCCCCAACCGGAAGGTCTTCGAGAACGGGATCGTCCGGATGCGGGATTGAGCGCGCTCGAAATCGCCGCGTTACTCGAGCGAGAGCCCGGCGTGCCAGCGGTCGACGCCGGCCTCGCGTTTGACGGCGTCCATCTTCGCGAGGAGGTGCGTCGCAAGCGTCGCGGTCTCGGCGGCACGCGACTCGCCCTCGGTTCTGAATTCGCCGGTCTCGCGGTTGGCGTAGACGGTACAGACCGCGCCGGCCCGGAGCCCGTAGAGGTTCGCGAGCGTCAACACGGCGCTCGCCTCCATCTCGATGTTTTTGACGTTCGCCGCTTTGAGCTCGTCGACCAGATCGTCCGCCCCGGCCGCCTCGAAGCCGTCGAAGCCGGGCCGGCCCTGGCCGGCGTAGAAGGAGTCCGAACTCATCGTGACCCCGGTGTGGTAGTCGTACCCCAGTCGCTCGGCGGCCGCGACGAGCGCGGAGACGACCTCCCCGTCCGCCGCGGCCGGATAGTCCTCACGGACGTACTCGTCGGTGGTTCCCTCCTGGCGGACCGCCCCGGTCGTGATCACCAGGTCGCCGACGGCCATCTCGGGCTGGATCGCCCCGCAGGACCCCACCCGGATGTAGTTCTCGACCCCCACCCGTGCCAGTTCCTCGACCGCGATCGCGGCGGAGGGACTGCCGATCCCCGTCGAGGTGACCGAGAGCGGCGTCTCCTCGTACGTACCCGTCGCGGTCCGATACTCCCGATGGTGGCCCCGGATCTCGTGGTCGTCCCAGAACGCGACGATCTTCTCGAGCCGTTCGGGGTTTCCCGGCAGCAACACGGTGTCGGCAACGTCGTCGGGGCCGATCTCGAGGTGGTACTGGACGTCGGCGTTGGGGTCTTCGCTGTCGCGAGTCATCGATCACCGGCGGTTCGATTCGCCACCGTATATAAATGCGGGGCGATCGTCCTGTGGGTATGGAACGGGGGACGCTCGCGGACACCTACGTCGCCGCGATCCAGCACGATTTAGCCGACCTGCCGGCGAACGCGACGCGCGTCGGCGTCGTCCGCCGGCCCACGTCGTGGTTCCACGCGGCCGTCGACGAGAACCGGCCGGAACTCGGTCCGCCCGCGGATCTGCTCGAGTCGATGCGCGACGCCGAGGAAGACATGAAGATGCAGGGGCTCTGCGAGGAGGGCGCGCACAACGCCGCGTGGGACCGAGTCGGATTCGGCGAGGCGTACCGTGAACACCTCGAGACGGACGACGACGCGCGGGCGGCCATCGTCGCGCTCGAGGAGCGGCTGGCCTCGGGCGAGTCGCTGACGCTGATCTGCTACGAGAATACGGAGAAAAAGCGGTGTCACCGAACGATTTTGCGCGAGGTTCTCGAGGGGGACGAGCCGTAGACATGAGGATCGAACGCGAGCGTGCGAACGGAAGCCGAGCGGAGGCGAACCCGTGACCGAACCACAGGGGGACAACGCGGTCGACGAGCGCGAGACGAGCGACGGCGTAGGTCCGGACGACCACCGGGCGCCGGCCGACGCGTTCGCGGCGCTCAGCGATCCGCTCCGGGTGTCGATCCTGCGGGAACTGAGCGCCCACCACCGGACGAGCGACGAGGCGGCGATCGGGTTCGCCGACCTGCGGCGGCGCGTCGGCGTTCGGGACTCGGGACGGTTTCGCTACCACCTCAACGAACTCCGCGATCGGTTCGTCGAGAAGGCCGACGGCGGCTACCGGCTCACCCACGCCGGCGTGCAGGTGGTGGCGGCGATCCTCGCGGGGACCTACACGGCCGGCGTCTCGATGGGGACGACCGAACTCGAGAGCGACTGTCCGATCTGCGAGCGACCGGCGGTCGCGACCTGCGAGGACGGCCGCTGTCGCGTCGCCTGCGAGAACGACCACGCCCTGTTTCAGTGGAGCGTCCCGCCCAGCGCCGCCGCCGACGCGACGCTCCCCGAAATCGTCGATCTCGCTGAACTGCTGGCGTTTCAGGCCATCGAACAGGCGCTGGCCGGGGTCTGTCCGCAGTGTTACGACCCGATCGAGACGGGGATCGTCGTCGACGGCCCGCCACGGCCGGTCTTTCGCGCCGGCTGTGACTCCTGCGGCGCACGGATCGTCGGCCCGGCGAGCTTCTGCCTGCTGGTCGATCCCGACGTCGTCGCCTTCTGTCGCCGCCACGG
Proteins encoded in this window:
- a CDS encoding mechanosensitive ion channel family protein; translated protein: MVDWQTFLNEPAVIAAAVLALGLVVGYLVGRLNEELLAASGVPEAVEGTPFERTAQSIGTSTVEIVARLSSWFIYGIAVLTAIHIAQLLDTDAFWLRVTEFIPQLFIAVLVLILGFIVADKSELIVSEYLRGVKLPEVSVIPKLVKYSVLYVTFIIALGQVGVHVLALLILLTVYAIGVVIVGTVAFKDFLVSSAAGIYLLLNQPYGIGDEIRIGEQTGIVQEVDLFVTKIEDDSEEYIVPNRKVFENGIVRMRD
- a CDS encoding nucleoside phosphorylase codes for the protein MTRDSEDPNADVQYHLEIGPDDVADTVLLPGNPERLEKIVAFWDDHEIRGHHREYRTATGTYEETPLSVTSTGIGSPSAAIAVEELARVGVENYIRVGSCGAIQPEMAVGDLVITTGAVRQEGTTDEYVREDYPAAADGEVVSALVAAAERLGYDYHTGVTMSSDSFYAGQGRPGFDGFEAAGADDLVDELKAANVKNIEMEASAVLTLANLYGLRAGAVCTVYANRETGEFRTEGESRAAETATLATHLLAKMDAVKREAGVDRWHAGLSLE
- a CDS encoding DUF488 family protein, which gives rise to MERGTLADTYVAAIQHDLADLPANATRVGVVRRPTSWFHAAVDENRPELGPPADLLESMRDAEEDMKMQGLCEEGAHNAAWDRVGFGEAYREHLETDDDARAAIVALEERLASGESLTLICYENTEKKRCHRTILREVLEGDEP
- a CDS encoding winged helix-turn-helix domain-containing protein, producing the protein MTEPQGDNAVDERETSDGVGPDDHRAPADAFAALSDPLRVSILRELSAHHRTSDEAAIGFADLRRRVGVRDSGRFRYHLNELRDRFVEKADGGYRLTHAGVQVVAAILAGTYTAGVSMGTTELESDCPICERPAVATCEDGRCRVACENDHALFQWSVPPSAAADATLPEIVDLAELLAFQAIEQALAGVCPQCYDPIETGIVVDGPPRPVFRAGCDSCGARIVGPASFCLLVDPDVVAFCRRHGLTLRDDHVWEFPFVRDDEGISVVDEEPVRLAFEVSLEGKSLSATVDERGHVTAVETGGDE